In one window of Gorilla gorilla gorilla isolate KB3781 chromosome 2, NHGRI_mGorGor1-v2.1_pri, whole genome shotgun sequence DNA:
- the COX17 gene encoding cytochrome c oxidase copper chaperone, giving the protein MPGLVDSNPAPPESQEKKPLKPCCACPETKKARDACIIEKGEEHCGHLIEAHKECMRALGFKI; this is encoded by the exons ATGCCGGGTCTGGTTGACTCAAACCCTGCCCCGCCTGAGTCTCAGGAGAAGAAGCCGCTGAAGCCCTGCTGCGCTTGCCCGGAGACCAAGAAGGCGCGCGATGCGTG tATCATCGAGAAAGGAGAAGAACACTGTGGACATCTAATTGAGGCCCACAAGGAATGCATGAGAGCCCTaggatttaaaatatga